In Bombus vancouverensis nearcticus chromosome 1, iyBomVanc1_principal, whole genome shotgun sequence, a single genomic region encodes these proteins:
- the LOC117160754 gene encoding uncharacterized protein LOC117160754 yields MYSRGALLLLCCLFLILAGHCHEENVSTVTEENALAKLVKMFSKPGAFKRINAIFGENSIEELYTSCPKGEEGLECRRAEARRSVDCPEGDCYCYNCAAAGPELWASCCRESLRCCSHLAAACRTCDHPTLYPFCSKHFKKCLVEFNVEKQN; encoded by the exons ATGTATTCTCGCGGTGCGTTGCTGCTACTTTGTTGCTTGTTCTTGATACTGGCTGGCCACTGTCACGAGGAAAATGTCAGCACCGTCACGGAGGAGAACGCGCTAGCAAAATTGGTTAAAATGTTCTCCAAGCCTGGAGCGTTTAAACGA ATTAACGCAATATTCGGTGAAAATTCGATCGAGGAGCTGTACACGTCTTGCCCGAAAGGCGAGGAGGGTCTCGAATGCAGAAGAGCCGAGGCCAGACGATCCGTTGACTGTCCTGAAG GTGACTGTTACTGCTACAATTGCGCCGCAGCTGGTCCTGAGTTATGGGCATCCTGTTGTCGTGAAAGCTTGCGATGCTGTTCACATCTCGCGGCGGCCTGTCGAACCTGCGACCATCCGACGTTGTATCCGTTTTGCTCAAAACACTTTAAGAAATGTCTGGTCGAGTTCAATGTAGAGAagcaaaattaa
- the ais gene encoding DExD-box helicase 52 yields the protein MDAYELFRKLSTGVKFDKKRFQVDAERFQLVNKQSGNGVNDDKINIKAFDNINHSILCEKRKYDEVEKETENINDLTLLDGMSIPQNKNKKCKVALTEEKRLKLEKEKINQFRNHHHISVTGNCIPKPISEFIELSTTYNISQKLIYNITNCGYKCPTPIQMQAIPVMLQGRNVLACAPTGSGKTAAFLLPIIHYLGGPEKKGFRAVILSPTRELAKQTYRECLRLSEGCNFRVHIISKVNQALNKYGLKSSQKFDILITTPKRIIYLLNQDPPAISFSNVEWLIVDEVDKLFEDGTRCFRDQLETISKSCTNENLHKAMFSATNTPIVTKWCRRNLKGLITVTVGHRNAATDLVEQELLFVGAERGKLVALRNIIQKGVLPPVLVFVQSKERAQELFNELIYDGVNVDVIHADRTQTQRDNVVRCFREGKIWVLICTELMARGIDFKGVNLVINYDFPPSAISYVHRIGRTGRAGHKGKAITFFTVQDTTNLRSIATIMRESGCNVPDYMLAMKKHSKRERRKHECKAPIRESISTLPTFKRVQTFKKRKVAVNDSKKKSELKSEENKDKKINTKHLKKEK from the exons ATGGATGCATATGAACTATTTCGAAAACTTTCTACTGGTGTAAAATTTGATAAGAAGCGTTTTCAAGTTGATGCAGAAAGATTTCAG CTTGTCAACAAACAATCTGGAAATGGAGTTAATGATgataaaataaacattaaagCCTTTGATAACATAAATCATTCAATATTATGTGAGAAAAGAAAATATGATGAGGTCGAGAAAGAAACTGAAAATATTAATGACTTGACGTTGCTTGATGGAATGtctattcctcaaaataaaaataaaaagtgtaAAGTAGCCTTAACTGAAGAGAAACGGTTAAagttagaaaaagaaaag ATTAATCAGTTTCGCAATCATCATCACATAAGTGTCACAGGCAATTGTATACCTAAACCTATCTCAGAATTTATTGAACTATCAACAACTTACAATATATctcaaaaattaatatataatattacaaattgTGGTTATAAATGTCCTACTCCAATTCAAATGCAGGCTATACCCGTCATGCTGCAA GGTAGAAATGTACTAGCTTGCGCCCCAACTGGATCTGGAAAAACAGCTGCATTTCTGTTACCTATAATTCATTATTTAGGTGGACCAGAGAAGAAAGGATTTAGAGCTGTTATATTAAGCCCAACAAGAGAATTAGCAAAACAAACATATAGAGAATGTTTGCGTCTTAGCGAAGGATGTAATTTTAGAGTTCATATTATAAGTAAAGTGAATCAAGCATTAAACAAATATGGACTTAAAAGTTCACAGAAATTTG ATATATTAATCACTACACCAAAAAGAATAATATACCTGTTGAATCAGGATCCACCAGCTATTTCTTTTAGcaa TGTTGAATGGTTAATTGTGGATGAAGTAGATAAACTCTTTGAGGATGGGACAAGGTGCTTCAGAGACCAGTTAGAAACAATTTCAAAGTCATGTACAAATGAAAACTTACATAAAGCAATGTTTAGTGCAACCAATACTCCTATAGTGACCAAATGGTGTAGACGTAATCTGAAAGGTCTTATAACAGTTACTGTTGGACACAg GAATGCTGCAACAGACTTAGTAGAACAAGAATTGTTATTTGTTGGCGCAGAGAGAGGAAAACTTGTGGCACTTAGAAATATTATTCAAAAG GGAGTATTACCACCTGTACTAGTATTTGTGCAAAGCAAGGAAAGAGCACAAGAATTATTTAACGAACTTATATATGATGGAGTCAATGTTGATGTTATTCACGCTGATAGAACACAAACGCAG cgAGACAATGTCGTTCGTTGTTTTAGAGAGGGAAAAATATGGGTATTAATATGTACAGAATTAATGGCAAGAGGTATTGATTTCAAAGGTGTAAATCTTGTTATTAATTACGATTTCCCACCATCTGCTATTTCTTATGTTCATAGAATTG GTCGCACTGGTAGAGCTGGACATAAAGGAAAAGCAATTACTTTTTTTACTGTACAAGACACTACAAATTTGAGGAG TATAGCTACTATCATGCGTGAATCTGGTTGTAATGTTCCTGATTATATGTTAGCCATGAAAAAACATAGTAAAAGGGAAAGACGGAAACATGAATGCAAGGCTCCTATTAGAGAAAGTATATCAACTCTACCTACATTCAAACGCGtacaaacatttaaaaaaag AAAAGTTGCTGTAAACGATTCCAAAAAGAAATCTGAACTAAAAAGTGAAgagaataaagataaaaaaataaatacaaaacatttaaaaaaagagaaatag
- the hfw gene encoding leucine-rich repeat domain-containing protein hfw isoform X5: MFELCSRDQLDLQMQWFAIMMCLYAGVASARTEEDQQTSSSTSIIGISDGLLEQCFYRLSSECPDVKTTRCSCKKIVLAHNNPEGNAVLCCNLDVQNFELELSCAGFPSNISYIHIRNATLDVFNVSEIRWRRLKSLAITDGKINRVKGQFRMMTPTVCLNLSNNALIEVENNSLTRLAQLTTLDLSYNNLTHLPALNTMNGREFWLDISGTNTLWCHDIYQYINKTGEKQINFNHENETVCSASKTWHWFNTTEQVPLKQVRYLSLITALDDLSTNPCYEDIREFYADYNHISSINKLEGSKFLDNYAFLSLRYNKIKSLPTYILSPNTHDKSFISSRLVKLGGNELHCDCNTAKYLKVWLQTRILDSDEVLCENVKEKVVDLEPSKMCVYPGDWTDYIYYIIATEVVLLISLIAKVSYDYWIFKTAGYLPWPANKMPKLPCDWLCET, translated from the exons ATGTTCGAGTTATGTTCGAGA gATCAATTGGATTTGCAGATGCAGTGGTTTGCCATAATGATGTGTTTATATGCTGGTGTAGCAAGTGCAAGGACAGAAGAAGATCAACAAACATCCTCTTCAACTTCGATTATTGGGATATCTGATGGTCTTTTAGAACAATGCTTTTACCGGCTATCTAGTGAATGTCCTGATGTTAAAACAACTCGATGTTCTTGTAAGAAAATTGTTTTGGCCCATAATAATCCCGAGGGCAATGCTGTACTTTGTTGCAACTTGGATGTTCAGAACTTTGAATTGGAACTTTCCTGTGCAg GATTTCCATCAAACAtatcatacatacatataagaaATGCAACATTGGATGTATTCAATGTAAGTGAAATTCGGTGGAGAAGGCTAAAGTCACTTGCAATTACCGATGGTAAAATTAATAGAGTGAAGGGACAATTTCGAATGATGACACCAACAGTTTGCTTGAATCTTTCAAACAATGCTCTCATTGAAGTAGAGAATAATTCACTTACTCGATTAGCTCAACTCACTACTTTGGATTTGTCTTATAATAATCTCACACATTTACCAGCCTTAAATACAATGAATGGCCGAGAATTTTGGCTTGATATTTCAG GAACAAATACACTTTGGTGTCACGACATTTaccaatatattaataaaacaggagaaaagcaaattaatttcaatcatGAAAATGAAACTGTATGTTCAGCTAGTAAGACTTGGCATTGGTTCAACACTACAGAACAAGTTCCATTGAAACAAGTTCGATATCTTAGTTTG ATCACTGCATTAGATGATCTGAGTACCAATCCATGTTATGAAGATATAAGAGAGTTTTATGCAGACTATAATCATATATCgtctataaataaattagaagGGTCCAAATTTTTAGATAATTATGCTTTCCTTAGTTTACgatacaataaaattaaatct CTTCCAACATACATTTTAAGCCCTAATACTCATGACAAAAGTTTTATCAGTTCGCGATTAGTAAAGCTTGGAGGAAATGAATTACATTGTGATTGTAACACGGCCAAGTACCTAAAG GTATGGTTACAAACTCGCATATTAGATTCTGATGAAGTATTGTGCGAAAATGTAAAGGAAAAAGTTGTTGACTTAGAACCTTCAAAAATGTGCGTTTATCCTGGTGATTGGAcagattatatttattatattattgctACAGAAGTCGTGCTATTGATAAGCTTGATAGCTAAAGTATCTTATGATTATTGGATTTTTAAAACGGCAGGCTACCTTCCATGGCCAGCAAATAAAATGCCGAAACTACCTTGTGATTGGCTATGtgaaacgtaa
- the hfw gene encoding leucine-rich repeat domain-containing protein hfw isoform X1, whose amino-acid sequence MFELCSRDQLDLQMQWFAIMMCLYAGVASARTEEDQQTSSSTSIIGISDGLLEQCFYRLSSECPDVKTTRCSCKKIVLAHNNPEGNAVLCCNLDVQNFELELSCAGFPSNISYIHIRNATLDVFNVSEIRWRRLKSLAITDGKINRVKGQFRMMTPTVCLNLSNNALIEVENNSLTRLAQLTTLDLSYNNLTHLPALNTMNGREFWLDISGTNTLWCHDIYQYINKTGEKQINFNHENETVCSASKTWHWFNTTEQVPLKQVRYLSLLQTECPKGDTWQCQCNFKRLDIVEGKPPTLAVNVDCSGIQITELPEKLPRNTISLNVSYNNITALDDLSTNPCYEDIREFYADYNHISSINKLEGSKFLDNYAFLSLRYNKIKSLPTYILSPNTHDKSFISSRLVKLGGNELHCDCNTAKYLKVWLQTRILDSDEVLCENVKEKVVDLEPSKMCVYPGDWTDYIYYIIATEVVLLISLIAKVSYDYWIFKTAGYLPWPANKMPKLPCDWLCET is encoded by the exons ATGTTCGAGTTATGTTCGAGA gATCAATTGGATTTGCAGATGCAGTGGTTTGCCATAATGATGTGTTTATATGCTGGTGTAGCAAGTGCAAGGACAGAAGAAGATCAACAAACATCCTCTTCAACTTCGATTATTGGGATATCTGATGGTCTTTTAGAACAATGCTTTTACCGGCTATCTAGTGAATGTCCTGATGTTAAAACAACTCGATGTTCTTGTAAGAAAATTGTTTTGGCCCATAATAATCCCGAGGGCAATGCTGTACTTTGTTGCAACTTGGATGTTCAGAACTTTGAATTGGAACTTTCCTGTGCAg GATTTCCATCAAACAtatcatacatacatataagaaATGCAACATTGGATGTATTCAATGTAAGTGAAATTCGGTGGAGAAGGCTAAAGTCACTTGCAATTACCGATGGTAAAATTAATAGAGTGAAGGGACAATTTCGAATGATGACACCAACAGTTTGCTTGAATCTTTCAAACAATGCTCTCATTGAAGTAGAGAATAATTCACTTACTCGATTAGCTCAACTCACTACTTTGGATTTGTCTTATAATAATCTCACACATTTACCAGCCTTAAATACAATGAATGGCCGAGAATTTTGGCTTGATATTTCAG GAACAAATACACTTTGGTGTCACGACATTTaccaatatattaataaaacaggagaaaagcaaattaatttcaatcatGAAAATGAAACTGTATGTTCAGCTAGTAAGACTTGGCATTGGTTCAACACTACAGAACAAGTTCCATTGAAACAAGTTCGATATCTTAGTTTG TTGCAAACAGAATGTCCAAAAGGTGATACATGGCAATGTCAATGCAACTTCAAAAGATTGGATATTGTCGAAGGTAAACCACCGACTTTAGCGGTAAATGTAGATTGTAGCGGAATTCAAATTACCGAATTACCTGAAAAATTACCACGCAATACTATATCCCTGAATGTATCATATAATAAT ATCACTGCATTAGATGATCTGAGTACCAATCCATGTTATGAAGATATAAGAGAGTTTTATGCAGACTATAATCATATATCgtctataaataaattagaagGGTCCAAATTTTTAGATAATTATGCTTTCCTTAGTTTACgatacaataaaattaaatct CTTCCAACATACATTTTAAGCCCTAATACTCATGACAAAAGTTTTATCAGTTCGCGATTAGTAAAGCTTGGAGGAAATGAATTACATTGTGATTGTAACACGGCCAAGTACCTAAAG GTATGGTTACAAACTCGCATATTAGATTCTGATGAAGTATTGTGCGAAAATGTAAAGGAAAAAGTTGTTGACTTAGAACCTTCAAAAATGTGCGTTTATCCTGGTGATTGGAcagattatatttattatattattgctACAGAAGTCGTGCTATTGATAAGCTTGATAGCTAAAGTATCTTATGATTATTGGATTTTTAAAACGGCAGGCTACCTTCCATGGCCAGCAAATAAAATGCCGAAACTACCTTGTGATTGGCTATGtgaaacgtaa
- the hfw gene encoding leucine-rich repeat domain-containing protein hfw isoform X2 produces the protein MKDQLDLQMQWFAIMMCLYAGVASARTEEDQQTSSSTSIIGISDGLLEQCFYRLSSECPDVKTTRCSCKKIVLAHNNPEGNAVLCCNLDVQNFELELSCAGFPSNISYIHIRNATLDVFNVSEIRWRRLKSLAITDGKINRVKGQFRMMTPTVCLNLSNNALIEVENNSLTRLAQLTTLDLSYNNLTHLPALNTMNGREFWLDISGTNTLWCHDIYQYINKTGEKQINFNHENETVCSASKTWHWFNTTEQVPLKQVRYLSLLQTECPKGDTWQCQCNFKRLDIVEGKPPTLAVNVDCSGIQITELPEKLPRNTISLNVSYNNITALDDLSTNPCYEDIREFYADYNHISSINKLEGSKFLDNYAFLSLRYNKIKSLPTYILSPNTHDKSFISSRLVKLGGNELHCDCNTAKYLKVWLQTRILDSDEVLCENVKEKVVDLEPSKMCVYPGDWTDYIYYIIATEVVLLISLIAKVSYDYWIFKTAGYLPWPANKMPKLPCDWLCET, from the exons ATGAAG gATCAATTGGATTTGCAGATGCAGTGGTTTGCCATAATGATGTGTTTATATGCTGGTGTAGCAAGTGCAAGGACAGAAGAAGATCAACAAACATCCTCTTCAACTTCGATTATTGGGATATCTGATGGTCTTTTAGAACAATGCTTTTACCGGCTATCTAGTGAATGTCCTGATGTTAAAACAACTCGATGTTCTTGTAAGAAAATTGTTTTGGCCCATAATAATCCCGAGGGCAATGCTGTACTTTGTTGCAACTTGGATGTTCAGAACTTTGAATTGGAACTTTCCTGTGCAg GATTTCCATCAAACAtatcatacatacatataagaaATGCAACATTGGATGTATTCAATGTAAGTGAAATTCGGTGGAGAAGGCTAAAGTCACTTGCAATTACCGATGGTAAAATTAATAGAGTGAAGGGACAATTTCGAATGATGACACCAACAGTTTGCTTGAATCTTTCAAACAATGCTCTCATTGAAGTAGAGAATAATTCACTTACTCGATTAGCTCAACTCACTACTTTGGATTTGTCTTATAATAATCTCACACATTTACCAGCCTTAAATACAATGAATGGCCGAGAATTTTGGCTTGATATTTCAG GAACAAATACACTTTGGTGTCACGACATTTaccaatatattaataaaacaggagaaaagcaaattaatttcaatcatGAAAATGAAACTGTATGTTCAGCTAGTAAGACTTGGCATTGGTTCAACACTACAGAACAAGTTCCATTGAAACAAGTTCGATATCTTAGTTTG TTGCAAACAGAATGTCCAAAAGGTGATACATGGCAATGTCAATGCAACTTCAAAAGATTGGATATTGTCGAAGGTAAACCACCGACTTTAGCGGTAAATGTAGATTGTAGCGGAATTCAAATTACCGAATTACCTGAAAAATTACCACGCAATACTATATCCCTGAATGTATCATATAATAAT ATCACTGCATTAGATGATCTGAGTACCAATCCATGTTATGAAGATATAAGAGAGTTTTATGCAGACTATAATCATATATCgtctataaataaattagaagGGTCCAAATTTTTAGATAATTATGCTTTCCTTAGTTTACgatacaataaaattaaatct CTTCCAACATACATTTTAAGCCCTAATACTCATGACAAAAGTTTTATCAGTTCGCGATTAGTAAAGCTTGGAGGAAATGAATTACATTGTGATTGTAACACGGCCAAGTACCTAAAG GTATGGTTACAAACTCGCATATTAGATTCTGATGAAGTATTGTGCGAAAATGTAAAGGAAAAAGTTGTTGACTTAGAACCTTCAAAAATGTGCGTTTATCCTGGTGATTGGAcagattatatttattatattattgctACAGAAGTCGTGCTATTGATAAGCTTGATAGCTAAAGTATCTTATGATTATTGGATTTTTAAAACGGCAGGCTACCTTCCATGGCCAGCAAATAAAATGCCGAAACTACCTTGTGATTGGCTATGtgaaacgtaa
- the hfw gene encoding leucine-rich repeat domain-containing protein hfw isoform X3, translated as MFELCSRMQWFAIMMCLYAGVASARTEEDQQTSSSTSIIGISDGLLEQCFYRLSSECPDVKTTRCSCKKIVLAHNNPEGNAVLCCNLDVQNFELELSCAGFPSNISYIHIRNATLDVFNVSEIRWRRLKSLAITDGKINRVKGQFRMMTPTVCLNLSNNALIEVENNSLTRLAQLTTLDLSYNNLTHLPALNTMNGREFWLDISGTNTLWCHDIYQYINKTGEKQINFNHENETVCSASKTWHWFNTTEQVPLKQVRYLSLLQTECPKGDTWQCQCNFKRLDIVEGKPPTLAVNVDCSGIQITELPEKLPRNTISLNVSYNNITALDDLSTNPCYEDIREFYADYNHISSINKLEGSKFLDNYAFLSLRYNKIKSLPTYILSPNTHDKSFISSRLVKLGGNELHCDCNTAKYLKVWLQTRILDSDEVLCENVKEKVVDLEPSKMCVYPGDWTDYIYYIIATEVVLLISLIAKVSYDYWIFKTAGYLPWPANKMPKLPCDWLCET; from the exons ATGTTCGAGTTATGTTCGAGA ATGCAGTGGTTTGCCATAATGATGTGTTTATATGCTGGTGTAGCAAGTGCAAGGACAGAAGAAGATCAACAAACATCCTCTTCAACTTCGATTATTGGGATATCTGATGGTCTTTTAGAACAATGCTTTTACCGGCTATCTAGTGAATGTCCTGATGTTAAAACAACTCGATGTTCTTGTAAGAAAATTGTTTTGGCCCATAATAATCCCGAGGGCAATGCTGTACTTTGTTGCAACTTGGATGTTCAGAACTTTGAATTGGAACTTTCCTGTGCAg GATTTCCATCAAACAtatcatacatacatataagaaATGCAACATTGGATGTATTCAATGTAAGTGAAATTCGGTGGAGAAGGCTAAAGTCACTTGCAATTACCGATGGTAAAATTAATAGAGTGAAGGGACAATTTCGAATGATGACACCAACAGTTTGCTTGAATCTTTCAAACAATGCTCTCATTGAAGTAGAGAATAATTCACTTACTCGATTAGCTCAACTCACTACTTTGGATTTGTCTTATAATAATCTCACACATTTACCAGCCTTAAATACAATGAATGGCCGAGAATTTTGGCTTGATATTTCAG GAACAAATACACTTTGGTGTCACGACATTTaccaatatattaataaaacaggagaaaagcaaattaatttcaatcatGAAAATGAAACTGTATGTTCAGCTAGTAAGACTTGGCATTGGTTCAACACTACAGAACAAGTTCCATTGAAACAAGTTCGATATCTTAGTTTG TTGCAAACAGAATGTCCAAAAGGTGATACATGGCAATGTCAATGCAACTTCAAAAGATTGGATATTGTCGAAGGTAAACCACCGACTTTAGCGGTAAATGTAGATTGTAGCGGAATTCAAATTACCGAATTACCTGAAAAATTACCACGCAATACTATATCCCTGAATGTATCATATAATAAT ATCACTGCATTAGATGATCTGAGTACCAATCCATGTTATGAAGATATAAGAGAGTTTTATGCAGACTATAATCATATATCgtctataaataaattagaagGGTCCAAATTTTTAGATAATTATGCTTTCCTTAGTTTACgatacaataaaattaaatct CTTCCAACATACATTTTAAGCCCTAATACTCATGACAAAAGTTTTATCAGTTCGCGATTAGTAAAGCTTGGAGGAAATGAATTACATTGTGATTGTAACACGGCCAAGTACCTAAAG GTATGGTTACAAACTCGCATATTAGATTCTGATGAAGTATTGTGCGAAAATGTAAAGGAAAAAGTTGTTGACTTAGAACCTTCAAAAATGTGCGTTTATCCTGGTGATTGGAcagattatatttattatattattgctACAGAAGTCGTGCTATTGATAAGCTTGATAGCTAAAGTATCTTATGATTATTGGATTTTTAAAACGGCAGGCTACCTTCCATGGCCAGCAAATAAAATGCCGAAACTACCTTGTGATTGGCTATGtgaaacgtaa
- the hfw gene encoding leucine-rich repeat domain-containing protein hfw isoform X4, with translation MKMQWFAIMMCLYAGVASARTEEDQQTSSSTSIIGISDGLLEQCFYRLSSECPDVKTTRCSCKKIVLAHNNPEGNAVLCCNLDVQNFELELSCAGFPSNISYIHIRNATLDVFNVSEIRWRRLKSLAITDGKINRVKGQFRMMTPTVCLNLSNNALIEVENNSLTRLAQLTTLDLSYNNLTHLPALNTMNGREFWLDISGTNTLWCHDIYQYINKTGEKQINFNHENETVCSASKTWHWFNTTEQVPLKQVRYLSLLQTECPKGDTWQCQCNFKRLDIVEGKPPTLAVNVDCSGIQITELPEKLPRNTISLNVSYNNITALDDLSTNPCYEDIREFYADYNHISSINKLEGSKFLDNYAFLSLRYNKIKSLPTYILSPNTHDKSFISSRLVKLGGNELHCDCNTAKYLKVWLQTRILDSDEVLCENVKEKVVDLEPSKMCVYPGDWTDYIYYIIATEVVLLISLIAKVSYDYWIFKTAGYLPWPANKMPKLPCDWLCET, from the exons ATGAAG ATGCAGTGGTTTGCCATAATGATGTGTTTATATGCTGGTGTAGCAAGTGCAAGGACAGAAGAAGATCAACAAACATCCTCTTCAACTTCGATTATTGGGATATCTGATGGTCTTTTAGAACAATGCTTTTACCGGCTATCTAGTGAATGTCCTGATGTTAAAACAACTCGATGTTCTTGTAAGAAAATTGTTTTGGCCCATAATAATCCCGAGGGCAATGCTGTACTTTGTTGCAACTTGGATGTTCAGAACTTTGAATTGGAACTTTCCTGTGCAg GATTTCCATCAAACAtatcatacatacatataagaaATGCAACATTGGATGTATTCAATGTAAGTGAAATTCGGTGGAGAAGGCTAAAGTCACTTGCAATTACCGATGGTAAAATTAATAGAGTGAAGGGACAATTTCGAATGATGACACCAACAGTTTGCTTGAATCTTTCAAACAATGCTCTCATTGAAGTAGAGAATAATTCACTTACTCGATTAGCTCAACTCACTACTTTGGATTTGTCTTATAATAATCTCACACATTTACCAGCCTTAAATACAATGAATGGCCGAGAATTTTGGCTTGATATTTCAG GAACAAATACACTTTGGTGTCACGACATTTaccaatatattaataaaacaggagaaaagcaaattaatttcaatcatGAAAATGAAACTGTATGTTCAGCTAGTAAGACTTGGCATTGGTTCAACACTACAGAACAAGTTCCATTGAAACAAGTTCGATATCTTAGTTTG TTGCAAACAGAATGTCCAAAAGGTGATACATGGCAATGTCAATGCAACTTCAAAAGATTGGATATTGTCGAAGGTAAACCACCGACTTTAGCGGTAAATGTAGATTGTAGCGGAATTCAAATTACCGAATTACCTGAAAAATTACCACGCAATACTATATCCCTGAATGTATCATATAATAAT ATCACTGCATTAGATGATCTGAGTACCAATCCATGTTATGAAGATATAAGAGAGTTTTATGCAGACTATAATCATATATCgtctataaataaattagaagGGTCCAAATTTTTAGATAATTATGCTTTCCTTAGTTTACgatacaataaaattaaatct CTTCCAACATACATTTTAAGCCCTAATACTCATGACAAAAGTTTTATCAGTTCGCGATTAGTAAAGCTTGGAGGAAATGAATTACATTGTGATTGTAACACGGCCAAGTACCTAAAG GTATGGTTACAAACTCGCATATTAGATTCTGATGAAGTATTGTGCGAAAATGTAAAGGAAAAAGTTGTTGACTTAGAACCTTCAAAAATGTGCGTTTATCCTGGTGATTGGAcagattatatttattatattattgctACAGAAGTCGTGCTATTGATAAGCTTGATAGCTAAAGTATCTTATGATTATTGGATTTTTAAAACGGCAGGCTACCTTCCATGGCCAGCAAATAAAATGCCGAAACTACCTTGTGATTGGCTATGtgaaacgtaa